The DNA sequence ATCGGCGCCCTCGTTGCGCTTGCGGCTTCAGGAGTCCACCCATCGCTATCTTGGCGACCTCTTCGGAAACCTGATCGGGTGTAAGCCGGCCGGTAGGGTTATACCACCGTGAGAGCCATAGAATCATGCCGAGCAAGCTGAACGACGCGGCAGTCAAATCCAATTCCCTCAACCGACCCTTCGCCTTGAGCTGCTCGAGGGTCTTGCGAATCAGCTCCACATAATCGCGCTTACGCTGATCGATCTTCCGCCGCTGCGCGGGAGTAAGCCCGGCGACCTCGTCCACCACGATCGTGACCGGGTTGTTCCCTTGCGGGGTGCTGCGGCTGGTGATCAGATGCACGTGGCTGGTGATGATCGTTCGCAACCGCTGCTCGGCGTCGGTGACCGCGCGCGCGGGAACGATCACCTGCTCTTCAAGCGAATCCATTCCAAAGCTCATAATACTGAAGAGCAGATTTCTCTTCCCGGAAACGTGATGGTAGAGGCCTGATTTCGTGATCCCGACAGCATCGGCGATGTCGTTCATCGACGTCGCATCGTAGCCTTTTTCGCAAATGATGCTGGCCGCCGCGCGATA is a window from the Acidobacteriota bacterium genome containing:
- a CDS encoding TetR/AcrR family transcriptional regulator; amino-acid sequence: MRKTKNPFSLSASTEPDRLAEIYRAAASIICEKGYDATSMNDIADAVGITKSGLYHHVSGKRNLLFSIMSFGMDSLEEQVIVPARAVTDAEQRLRTIITSHVHLITSRSTPQGNNPVTIVVDEVAGLTPAQRRKIDQRKRDYVELIRKTLEQLKAKGRLRELDLTAASFSLLGMILWLSRWYNPTGRLTPDQVSEEVAKIAMGGLLKPQAQRGRR